In a single window of the Gossypium hirsutum isolate 1008001.06 chromosome D02, Gossypium_hirsutum_v2.1, whole genome shotgun sequence genome:
- the LOC107898417 gene encoding uncharacterized protein isoform X2, with translation MGCLVSTPKDSGGNRRRPGNIGEVSVYVPGLRIPKSVDFFQSLGGHLSKTLVERLTALRTRIVVMAGQEAPTITRTRRKTATQHGGSTLADLHQALEDYLPVLLGLVTDGSQLQYKVQFIWVNQEDDAEETAMFNAWYEVLSVLHLMAMLLLSQANLLLLPRTSADGYQPKVSEESRRASIDIFLKAAGYLDCAVRHVLPQLPSELRRNLPVDLAEGVLRALCLQALGQGVDIQLGMAIDSTKATLAVKRRLACEMVKYWQQAQDNIMNLPLSNGWGEKHRLFIKWKYIEAKSQPSLTAPTIKKPSLCQPFDQKTATGSCACGTHAPPYFFYPTPTRRRVRVCGPRLQPLLSSVNLPIVHPPTVVLSPY, from the exons ATGGGATGTCTGGTTTCAACTCCCAAGGATTCTGGGGGAAATAGGCGGAGGCCAGGAAATATTGGGGAAGTTTCTGTATATGTACCAGGTTTACGAATTCCCAAGTCTGTGGATTTCTTTCAATCACTCGGTGGTCACTTGTCAAAGACATTAGTGGAACGCCTTACTGCCTTGAGAACTCGTATAGTTGTTATGGCTGGCCAAGAAGCACCTACAATTACAAGAACAAGGAGGAAAACTGCTACACAGCATG GGGGTTCAACATTGGCAGATCTTCATCAGGCTCTTGAAGACTACTTGCCTGTGCTTTTGGGATTAGTTACAGATG GGAGTCAGCTACAATATAAAGTACAGTTTATTTGGGTAAATCAGGAGGATGATGCTGAG GAAACAGCAATGTTTAATGCTTGGTATGAGGTGTTGTCAGTATTGCATTTGATGGCGATGTTATTGTTATCACAAGCCAACTTATTGCTTCTTCCTAGGACTTCTGCTGATGGTTATCAACCAAAAGTATCAGAAG AAAGCAGGCGAGCTTCTATTGATATTTTCTTGAAGGCTGCGGGGTATTTGGATTGTGCTGTCAGACATGTTCTTCCCCAGTTGCCATCTGAACTTAG GAGAAATTTGCCAGTAGACCTAGCAGAAGGAGTTCTTCGAGCACTATGTTTGCAGGCATTAGGACAG GGTGTTGATATCCAACTTGGAATGGCAATTGATAGTACCAAGGCTACTCTAGCTGTGAAACGAAGGCTTGCATGTGAGATGGTAAAATACTGGCAGCAG GCTCAGGATAATATTATGAATCTTCCACTATCAAATGGATGGGGTGAAAAGCATCGGCTTTTTATAAAATGGAAATACATTGAAGCTAAG agccaacCGAGTCTCACCGCCCCTACCATTAAAAAGCCCAGCCTCTGTCAACCCTTCGACCAAAAAACGGCCACTGGAAGCTGTGCGTGTGGGACACATGCTCCACCCTATTTTTTCTACCCCACTCCCACTCGCCGACGCGTGAGGGTGTGTGGGCCACGCCTCCAGCCACTGCTTTCCTCCGTGAATCTTCCTATTGTCCATCCGCCTACGGTGGTGCTGTCCCCATACTGA